A genomic region of Magnolia sinica isolate HGM2019 chromosome 6, MsV1, whole genome shotgun sequence contains the following coding sequences:
- the LOC131249683 gene encoding uncharacterized protein LOC131249683, with product MMEKTEPPFTSAIMDEVMPLKFRMPPVIQFSGSGDPSEHLKPKSISSFAELSRLFLTQFISGKKSRKPTTHLFTLKQGNKKTLKDFIARFNEEALLVEDYDDKMALSAMFNGLKEGKFTFSIGKNPPTTVAELISRAQKYTNVEEFSNTHKNVQVAEQLSKEKRPRNEEPQSASKKLNNRASRDRRPSRRPESKFRSYTPLNTSPKQMLLDIRGQKLLN from the exons ATGATGGAaaagaccgagcctcccttcacctcagcAATCATGGATGAGGTGATGCCGCTGAAGTTCAGGATGCCTCCCGTCATCCAATTCTCTGGGTCTGGAGACCCGTCGGAGCAT CTTAAGCCAAAATCGATCAGCTCCTTCGCAGAGCTCAGCagattattccttacccagttcatctctggtaagaagagtcggaagccgacTACCCATCTGTTTACCCTCAAGCAGGGGAACAAGAAAACACTAAAAGACTTCATTGCCCGCTTCAATGAGGAGGCGTTGTTAGTGGAAGACTATGATGACAAAATGGCACTCTCGGCCATGTTCAACGGGCTCAAAGAGGGAAAGTTCACTTTCTCGATCGGGAAGAATCCACCGACCACAGTAGCTGAGCTCATTAGCAGGGCTCAGAAATATACCAATGTCGAGGAATTCTCTAACACCCACAAGAACGTACAAGTAGCTGAGCAGTTGTCCAAGGAGAAGAGGCCGAGGAACGAAGAACCTCAATCAGCAAGCAAGAAGCTCAACAATCGAGCCTCTCGCGATCGCCGACCGAGCAGGAGGCCTGAGAGCAAATTCCGTTCCTACACTCCACTCAACACATCTCCAAAGCAGATGTTGTTGGACATCAGGGGTCAGAAGCTCCTGAACTAG